A genomic stretch from Asterias rubens chromosome 19, eAstRub1.3, whole genome shotgun sequence includes:
- the LOC117303245 gene encoding proteasome subunit beta type-7-like, whose protein sequence is MAAPLLSEDHQGGFVFENSRRNALLERSGMKLPKGVKTGTTIAGLIFKDGVILGADTRATEDTIVADKNCSKIHYLAPNIYCCGAGTAADTEVTTQVISSNLELHSLSTSREARVITANRMLKQKLFRYQGHIGAALVLGGVDVNGPHLYNIYPHGSSNKLPFATMGSGSLAAMAMFEDRYKPDMEEEEAKTLVRDAIAAGIFNDLGSGTNIDLCVIRKGKVDYLRPYDVANIKGVRQGDYRYKRGTTGVLTKTVTPLIFDVVDTKVEAMEVS, encoded by the exons ATGGCGGCTCCACTGTTGTCTGAAGATCACCAAGGcggatttgtttttgaaaacagCAGAAG AAATGCCTTACTTGAAAGAAGTGGAATGAAACTACCCAAGGGGGTGAAGACTGGAACCACGATTGCTGGTCTCATCTTTAAG GATGGAGTTATTCTCGGTGCTGACACAAGAGCTACTGAAGACACAATCGTTGCCGACAAGAACTGTTCAAAGATTCACTACTTGGCTCCAAATATCTA TTGTTGCGGAGCTGGTACAGCAGCAGACACCGAGGTCACGACCCAGGTCATCTCATCTAATCTAGAGCTTCATAGTCTATCAACGAGTCGGGAGGCACGCGTCATTACGGCCAATCGCATGCTCAAACAGAAGCTGTTCAG ATACCAGGGTCATATTGGAGCTGCTTTAGTCTTGGGTGGTGTGGATGTCAATGGCCCCCATCTTTACAACATCTACCCTCATGGCTCCTCCAATAAACTCCCCTTTGCTACGATGGGATCTGGCTCTCTGGCAGCCATGGCAATGTTCGAAGACAGATATAAACCCGATATGGAG GAAGAGGAGGCTAAGACGTTGGTACGTGATGCCATAGCTGCTGGTATCTTCAATGATCTCGGCTCTGGTACCAACATCGACCTGTGTGTCATCAGAAAGGGCAAAGTGGATTATCTGCGGCCTTACGACGTAGCCAACATTAAGGGAGTCAG GCAAGGGGACTACCGCTACAAGCGTGGAACAACTGGTGTCCTAACCAAGACAGTAACACCCTTGATATTCGATGTAGTCGACACCAAAGTAGAGGCGATGGAAGTGTCATGA